The Prunus persica cultivar Lovell chromosome G8, Prunus_persica_NCBIv2, whole genome shotgun sequence genome includes a region encoding these proteins:
- the LOC18768150 gene encoding lysM domain-containing GPI-anchored protein 2, whose product MAFSFSLSTPTIPTLLFTLSLLLSFLTTPASSATFNCSATTTCQSLIDYVPENTTTLNAIKTLFNISHLRTLLGANNLPLSTAPTQNVTALQKILIPFTCLCSNGTGVSNKRPQYIVKPGDDLDHIATVVFSRLVKYQEIAAVNNIPDPSLIGIGKKLWIPLPCSCDEVNGERVVHYGHVVEAGSSVEAIATKYGTDQETLLRINGIADPKTLQANQVLDVPLKACSSSVSNNSLDAPLLVSNNTYVFTANNCVKCQCSPANNWTLQCEPSTVNSTGCPAMQCQGSSQLFLGNTTTSGCDQTTCTYAGYTNKTNILTTLATQSTCAAPPPDNNNNASRMGLQGSSWSFLFAAIHLALLLLHVLQ is encoded by the exons AtggctttctctttctctctctccacacCCACCATACCCACACTCCTCTTCACCCTCTCCCTCCTCCTCTCATTTCTCACCACACCCGCCTCCTCCGCCACCTTCAACTGctccgccaccaccacctgcCAGTCCCTCATCGACTACGTCCCCGAAAATACCACAACCCTCAACGCCATCAAAACCCTCTTCAACATCTCCCACCTCCGCACCCTTCTCGGAGCCAACAACCTCCCCCTCTCCACCGCCCCGACCCAAAACGTAACCGCCCTCCAAAAGATCCTCATCCCTTTCACGTGCCTCTGCTCCAACGGCACCGGCGTCTCCAACAAGCGCCCGCAGTACATCGTGAAGCCCGGCGACGACCTCGACCACATCGCTACGGTCGTGTTCTCGAGGCTCGTGAAGTACCAGGAAATTGCGGCGGTGAATAATATTCCCGACCCGAGTCTGATTGGAATCGGAAAGAAGTTGTGGATCCCGCTGCCGTGCAGCTGCGACGAGGTGAACGGCGAGAGGGTGGTTCATTATGGACACGTGGTGGAAGCTGGGAGCTCGGTGGAGGCAATCGCGACCAAGTACGGGACGGACCAGGAGACTCTGCTGAGGATCAATGGCATTGCAGATCCCAAGACCCTTCAGGCCAATCAAGTCCTCGATGTTCCTCTCAAAG cTTGTTCATCTTCGGTATCGAATAACTCATTAGATGCCCCGTTACTTGTTTCCAACAACACCTACGTCTTCACTGCCAACAATTGCGTGAAATGCCAGTGTAGTCCTGCGAACAATTGGAC CTTGCAATGTGAGCCATCCACTGTGAATTCAACTGGATGCCCTGCGATGCAATGCCAAGGTTCGAGTCAGCTATTTCTTGGCAACACCACGACTTCCGGTTGCGATCAAACAACCTGTACCTATGCTGGTTATACTAACAAGACCAATATTCTTACAACCCTGGCAACACAGTCCACTTGTGCAG CTCCTCCTCCTGATAATAATAACAACGCATCAAGGATGGGTTTGCAAGGCTCCAGTTGGAGCTTCCTTTTCGCGGCAATTCACTTGgcgcttcttcttcttcatgttCTTCAGTGA
- the LOC18768350 gene encoding plant UBX domain-containing protein 1 yields MADVSSPISFKRRRLIGNLHHTVAEEAKRNPTVEGADGFYEFTAEDYYRLRKTKKEDKFLKTQKMREAEQAKCRSRLTKAVIRVRFPDNHTLEATFHPSDKIQSLVDHLKKVAARPELPFYLFTAPPKEVIRDMSMDFYSAGFVPGANVHLSYGIPN; encoded by the coding sequence ATGGCTGATGTTTCTTCTCCAATCTCTTTCAAAAGACGGCGGCTCATCGGCAACCTTCATCACACGGTGGCCGAAGAAGCCAAGCGCAACCCTACTGTGGAGGGTGCAGATGGCTTTTATGAGTTCACCGCAGAGGATTATTACCGGCTTCGGAAGACCAAGAAGGAAGACAAGTTTTTGAAAACACAGAAGATGAGGGAGGCAGAGCAGGCAAAGTGCAGGTCAAGGTTGACCAAGGCTGTGATTAGGGTTAGGTTTCCTGATAATCACACATTGGAGGCAACTTTTCATCCGTCGGATAAAATCCAGAGCTTGGTTGATCATCTGAAGAAAGTTGCTGCTCGACCAGAATTACCCTTTTACTTATTTACTGCTCCTCCCAAGGAAGTGATCAGAGACATGTCAATGGATTTTTACTCTGCTGGGTTTGTTCCTGGGGCGAATGTGCATCTTTCATATGGTATACCTAATTAG
- the LOC18768434 gene encoding glycerol-3-phosphate acyltransferase 3: MSSPGKLNSSSSELDLDRPNIEDYLPSGASIQQEPHGKLRLRDLLDISPTLTEAAGAIIDDSFTRCFKSNPPEPWNWNVYLFPLWCFGVVVRYFILFPARVLVLTIGWIIFLSSFIPVHFLLKGHDKLRKNLERCLVELICSFFVASWTGVVKYHGPRPSMRPKQVFVANHTSMIDFIILEQMTAFAVIMQKHPGWVGLLQSTILESVGCIWFNRSEAKDREIVTKKLRDHVLGVDNNPLLIFPEGTCVNNHYTVMFKKGAFELGCSVCPVAIKYNKIFVDAFWNSKKQSFTMHLLQLMTSWAVVCDVWYLEPQNIRPGESPIEFAERVRDIISTRAGLKKVPWDGYLKYSRPSPKHRERKQQSFAESMLRRLEEK; the protein is encoded by the exons ATGAGCAGCCCCGGGAAGCTCAACTCCTCAAGCTCCGAATTGGACCTGGATCGCCCCAACATCGAAGATTATCTCCCTTCCGGAGCCTCCATTCAACAAGAACCACACGGCAAGCTTCGCCT GCGTGATTTGCTCGACATATCGCCTACCCTTACCGAGGCTGCTGGAGCCATTATCGAT GACTCATTCACACGGTGCTTTAAGTCGAATCCTCCAGAGCCATGGAACTGGAATGTGTATTTGTTCCCTTTGTGGTGTTTTGGAGTGGTGGTTCGCTACTTCATTCTATTTCCTGCGag GGTTCTAGTATTGACTATCGGATGGATAATTTTCCTTTCATCCTTCATTCCAGTGCACTTCCTGCTGAAAGGCCATGataaattgagaaaaaattTAGAG agGTGTTTGGTGGAGTTGATTTGTAGCTTCTTTGTTGCCTCTTGGACTGGGGTTGTAAAGTACCATGGGCCACGACCTAGCATGAGGCCTAAGCAG GTTTTTGTGGCCAATCACACTTCCATGATTGATTTCATCATCTTAGAGCAAATGACTGCATTTGCTGTAATTATGCAAAAGCATCCTGGATGGGTTG GATTGTTGCAAAGCACTATTTTGGAGAGTGTAGGATGCATTTGGTTCAATCGTTCAGAGGCAAAGGATCGGGAAATTGTTACAAAGAA ATTAAGGGATCATGTGCTGGGGGTTGACAATAACCCTCTCCTTATATTTCCTGAAGGAACATGTGTAAACAATCACTACACAGTTATGTTTAAGAAG GGTGCATTTGAGCTTGGCTGCTCAGTTTGCCCTGTCGCAATCAAGTACAACAAAATTTTCGTTGATGCTTTTTGGAACAGCAAAAA GCAGTCCTTCACAATGCATCTGCTACAGCTTATGACGTCATGGGCTGTTGTTTGTGATGTGTGGTATTTGGAGCCTCAAAATATTAGGCCTGGGGAGTCCCCCATTGAATTTGCAGAGAG GGTCAGAGATATAATTTCTACGCGAGCAGGACTTAAGAAGGTCCCATGGGATGGTTACCTGAAATACTCTCGCCCAAGCCCAAAGCACAGAGAGCGAAA GCAACAAAGCTTTGCTGAGTCCATGCTCCGGCGCCTAGAGGAAAAGTGA